Proteins from a single region of Esox lucius isolate fEsoLuc1 chromosome 13, fEsoLuc1.pri, whole genome shotgun sequence:
- the adam28 gene encoding disintegrin and metalloproteinase domain-containing protein 28, whose protein sequence is MSTMTHILLLWIFTLTAALNLSVSHSLQGVKDYEVVRPIRIYARQKRETKSSRPETMNYAMTVSGKDIEMHLEKNRELLSNDYSETYYTEDGTPVSTTPQDVDHCYYHGSIVNDNKSMVSMSTCNGLRGYFRTSAQKYLIEPLSDGDEGDHAVMTYDDQSSTPAVCGVTNTSWNIDYPPITSRSRSRASGPSLLEQPKYVELVLVADNREYKKMQSKPAEVRKRMFELVNFVNLVYKPYNTFIALVGLEVWSDSDKITVTPPAGANLDAFTKWRNSDLSKRKPNDNAFLISGIDFEGATVGLAFIGTLCSGHSSGVVQDHNPNAIAVGATLAHELGHNLGMNHDDSSACTCSGNSCIMAPSLSWDIPKTFSSCSTENYNQFLNGRNPECLLNKPDFRRLESPPVCGNGFLERGEDCDCGTLEDCRNPCCNATSCTLTRGSECAAGECCEDCKILPSSTKCRRQHDECDLAEYCTGKSANCPEDVFAVNGISCGGDKGYCYNGRCPKHQDQCVKMYGPNAEKASDFCYEQNKRGLSYAFCKRPSPTQYIPCQSQDVQCGKLFCTNGNPNPNYGRMVMFSNCQATFYDDADNDFGQVDTGTKCNDGKVCSQNECVDFETAYGPRVTNCSARCNGHAVCNHKMECQCEPGWITPDCDTKDGSSGVSTKGRTIGIAVTFCLLFLAAVAVAVAVYLKKKQQPTTPPSHANLKATTVDYRQHHNPVLSQNNAMPQKARRPNGAPPPPPPAAKPPPASKVPVTDFRDARRALRPTPPPHV, encoded by the exons ATGTCGACAATGACACATATACTTCTATTGTGGATTTTTACCCTGACTGCCGCACTCAATCTCTCAG TGAGCCATTCTCTACAAGGGGTGAAGGATTATGAGGTGGTCCGACCCATCAGAATATATGCTAGGCAGAAAAGAGAAACCAAG TCATCCAGGCCCGAAACAATGAATTATGCAATGACAGTGAGTGGAAAAGACATTGAAATGCATCTGGAGAAGAATAG AGAATTACTCAGTAATGACTATAGTGAAACTTACTACACTGAGGACGGCACACCAGTTTCCACAACTCCCCAGGATGTG GACCACTGCTACTATCATGGCAGTATTGTGAATGATAATAAGTCCATGGTCAGTATGAGCACATGCAATGGACTCAG GGGATATTTCAGAACTTCGGCCCAGAAGTACCTGATTGAACCTCTGTCAGATGGGGATGAAGGAGATCATGCGGTGATGACATATGATGACCAAAGCTCCACACCTGCGGTGTGTGGAGTCACTAACACTAGCTGGAACATAGACTACCCCCCCATAACTAGCCGGAGCCGCTCTCGAGCCTCA GGTCCATCTCTACTTGAACAACCAAAGTATGTTGAGCTTGTCCTTGTTGCAGACAACCGTGAA TACAAGAAGATGCAGAGTAAACCTGCAGAGGTGCGTAAGAGGATGTTTGAACTGGTCAACTTCGTCAACCTG GTATACAAGCCTTATAACACCTTTATTGCCCTGGTGGGTTTGGAAGTATGGTCCGACAGCGATAAGATAACAGTGACCCCTCCTGCTGGTGCCAACCTGGATGCGTTTACCAAGTGGAGAAACAGTGACTTGAGCAAAAGAAAGCCCAATGACAACGCTTTCCTCATCAG TGGCATCGACTTTGAGGGAGCAACAGTGGGTCTGGCCTTCATCGGGACACTATGCTCAGGTCATTCTTCAGGGGTGGTGCAG GATCACAACCCCAATGCTATAGCAGTCGGTGCCACATTGGCCCATGAGCTGGGCCACAATCTGGGCATGAACCATGATGATTCCAGTGCCTGTACTTGTTCTGGGAATAGTTGTATAATGGCTCCTTCCCTCAG CTGGGATATCCCGAAAACATTCAGTAGCTGCAGTACTGAGAACTACAACCAGTTCCTGAATGGTCGTAATCCTGAGTGCCTACTGAATAAACCAGACTTTCGTAGGCTGGAATCACCCCCAGTGTGTGGGAATGGCTTtttagagagaggagaggactgTGACTGTGGCACCTTGGAG GACTGTAGAAACCCTTGCTGTAATGCCACAAGCTGCACATTGACCAGGGGTTCAGAGTGTGCTGCGGGAGAGTGCTGTGAAGACTGTAAG ATCCTGCCCTCATCCACAAAATGCAGGAGACAGCATGACGAATGTGACCTGGCGGAGTACTGCACTGGAAAATCAGCCAACTGTCCCGAGGACGTTTTCGCTGTTAATGGGATCTCCTGCGGTGGAGACAAGGGTTACTGCTACAATGGCCGCTGTCCAAAGCACCAGGACcaatgtgtgaaaatgtatggaccAA ATGCCGAAAAAGCCTCAGACTTCTGCTATGAACAGAACAAAAGAGGACTGTCCTATGCCTTCTGCAAGAGGCCTTCACCAACCCAGTACATCCCCTGCCAAAGCCA AGATGTGCAGTGTGGGAAACTTTTCTGTACAAATGGCAACCCCAATCCCAACTACGGCCGCATGGTGATGTTTAGCAACTGCCAGGCCACGTTCTATGATGATGCCGATAATGACTTTGGACAGGTGGACACAGGGACCAAGTGTAACGATGGGAAG GTGTGTAGCCAGAACGAGTGTGTGGATTTTGAGACAGCCTATGGACCCAGAGTCACTAACTGCTCAGCACGGTGCAATGGACATGCT GTTTGTAATCACAAAATGGAGTGCCAGTGTGAGCCAGGATGGATAACTCCAGATTGTGACACAAAGGATGGAAGCTCTGGAGTTTCCACCAAAG GAAGAACCATTGGCATTGCGGTGACATTCTGTCTGCTGTTCTTGGCTGCTGTGGCTGTGGCGGTGGCTGTGTACCTGAAGAAGAAACAACAGCCCACAACTCCGCCGAG CCACGCTAACCTGAAAGCCACCACAGTGGACTACCGTCAACATCATAACCCAGTCCTCAGCCAAAACAATGCTATGCCGCAAAAG GCCAGAAGACCAAACGGggctccacccccaccccccccagctGCTAAACCCCCTCCGGCATCCAAAGTCCCAGTCACTGACTTCAGGGACGCACGACGG GCTCTGAGACCTACACCACCACCGCACGTCTGA